A single region of the Biomphalaria glabrata chromosome 15, xgBioGlab47.1, whole genome shotgun sequence genome encodes:
- the LOC106055744 gene encoding uncharacterized protein LOC106055744, with the protein MQTIVRLVVLALAAVIQVSLAQDEYFVGDFREPPAQEGEIIYANSEEIEEAFNKSLTNNKKNNARALGDDEIKKLSEQLSAVDFETDVDDLLEGIDVKLETAEELARSTDISEANNYLRAYAQSNWVVYKCCPRKQNYQCGVNTQLLPPQRHWLYGWCYPLRKIFIRTCNCVQCSRLCPYCIQEGRCRPRFSPVSYVAVCWKKFWPILVHLQTVIPTSCYCDAPAC; encoded by the exons ATGCAGACGATTGTTAGATTGGTGGTCCTGGCTCTAGCAGCTGTCATTCAAGTCTCTCTTGCTCAAGATGAATATTTCGTTG GAGACTTCAGAGAGCCGCCCGCTCAAGAGGGAGAGATCATTTATGCCAACTCCGAAGAGATCGAAGAGGCTTTCAACAAATCACTCaccaacaacaagaaaaacaatgcGCGTGCTCTAGGAGACGACGAA ATCAAGAAACTCAGCGAGCAGCTCAGCGCTGTGGACTTTGAGACTGATGTCGACGACTTACTTGAGGGTATCGACGTCAAGCTGGAGACTGCTGAAGAGCTCGCGCGTAGTACCGACATCAGTGAAGCGAACAATTACCTGAGGGCTTACGCCCAGTCCAACTGGGTTGTTTATAA GTGCTGCCCAAGAAAACAGAACTACCAATGTGGGGTCAACACCCAACTCTTGCCACCTCAGCGGCACTGGCTCTACGGCTGGTGCTACCCTCTGAGGAAAATCTTCATTAGAACATGCAACTGTGT ACAATGCTCAAGGTTGTGTCCTTACTGCATCCAAGAAGGTCGGTGCCGACCTCGTTTCTCTCCGGTGTCCTACGTCGCCGTTTGCTGGAAGAAGTTCTGGCCCATCCTCGTGCACCTCCAAACGGTGATCCCAACCAGCTGTTACTGCGACGCCCCTGCTTGTTAG
- the LOC106077830 gene encoding monocarboxylate transporter 14-like isoform X3 encodes MSVNDVTALEEQVARSGQDDPALEKRTSTEAESAVEKAESPEDSSTLPVDRGWAWVIAFSAFLNLMITVGYNRSLSVLFVDIGQAFQESNKVVSLMFTFHALSGSVISILTANVFMNKFSIRTITVASAALNALTDVLVSLAPNMVVFLLLFFVKGIAFGGLLVCPMSLVGFYFKQRRALATALANSGFCVGYIVFPPIAELLRLEFGFRGTLLIMSAVEFHLIACNMLLRPVESYKRQNAFASTEYQYHEPRTPIYNEATEQAETSEPLLTNTNEAESQVKDSKSIRLTTMDVTVSDHGDEASSSVSYIRTPYSKLSQMETIKENPHETSECKGHNGFKGDNAKGNNGTVYGGDMEIALSTPERLNVLHETRNHYTSQLSIVSSGDVPCVIATEIVEVKDTKSICQLRNFIDLTLFKMVAFSTFVITILCQCTRLFNTYSLFVLFAVLVGTFGGFRQNFSHAMMLDYFGAENLAKANGLTITIATLVLSINHPVLGAMLDATGSFIIPLHYVGAMTFLATLVLLLESTAKRLDDKNHIDFSQRQFQI; translated from the exons ATGAGTGTGAATGACGTCACTGCACTCGAGGAGCAGGTTGCTAGAAGCGGCCAAGATGACCCAGCACTTGAAAAACGGACCTCTACTGAAGCAGAGAGTGCGGTAGAGAAAGCCGAGTCGCCAGAGGACAGCTCAACTTTGCCTGTGGACAGAGGATGGGCCTGGGTCATCGCCTTTA gtgcATTTCTGAACTTGATGATCACGGTTGGTTATAACCGCTCGCTGTCAGTGCTCTTTGTAGACATTGGCCAGGCCTTTCAGGAATCAAACAAAGTTGTTTCCCTTATGTTTACATTCCACGCTCTCTCAGGCAGTGTTATAT CCATACTAACTGCCAACGTCTTCATGAATAAGTTTAGTATTCGAACGATCACTGTCGCGTCTGCTGCTCTCAATGCGCTGACTGATGTCCTCGTTTCGTTGGCGCCAAATATGGTAGTCTTTCTTTTGCTCTTTTTTGTCAAGG GGATCGCTTTTGGAGGCCTGCTGGTGTGTCCGATGTCTTTGGTAGGATTCTACTTTAAACAGAGACGGGCCCTTGCCACAGCATTAGCCAATTCTGGATTTTGTGTTGGATACATCGTATTCCCTCCTATAGCAGAATTACTTCG ATTAGAATTTGGATTTCGAGGAACGTTGCTGATTATGTCTGCTGTGGAGTTTCATCTTATAGCATGCAACATGTTATTACGGCCTGTAGAGTCTTACAA AAGACAAAATGCCTTTGCAAGCACAGAGTATCAATATCATGAGCCTCGAACACCAATCTATAATGAAGCCACTGAACAAGCTGAAACATCAGAGCCATTGTTAACAAATACAAATGAGGCTGAGTCTCAAGTTAAAGACAGTAAATCTATACGTTTAACCACAATGGATGTCACAGTTTCAGATCATGGCGACGAAGCCAGTTCTTCTGTTAGCTATATCCGTACACCGTATAGCAAACTTTCACAAATggaaacaataaaagaaaatccACATGAAACATCTGAATGCAAGGGACACAACGGTTTCAAGGGAGATAACGCCAAGGGCAATAATGGCACGGTGTATGGTGGTGACATGGAGATAGCACTTTCAACCCCAGAGAGGCTGAACGTTCTGCATGAAACTAGGAACCATTACACTAGTCAGCTTAGCATTGTGAGCAGTGGTGATGTCCCTTGCGTTATAGCCACAGAGATAGTGGAAGTTAAAGATACCAAGAGCATCTGTCAACTTCGCAACTTTATAGATTTAACTCTTTTCAAG ATGGTCGCATTCAGTACGTTTGTGATCACCATCTTGTGTCAGTGTACGCGGCTGTTCAACACTTACTCCCTGTTTGTCTTATTCGCTGTCCTGGTCGGCACCTTCGGGGGGTTCAGGCAAAACTTTTCTCACGCCATGATGCTTGATTATTTTGGTGCTGAGAATCTGGCCAAAGCCAACGGTCTGACCATAACCATTGCAACTCTTGTGCTCTCAATAAATCATCCAGTTTTAG GTGCCATGCTGGATGCTACAGGATCATTTATCATCCCTCTTCATTATGTCGGTGCTATGACATTTTTAGCAACTCTTGTTCTATTGCTGGAGTCCACGGCTAAACGTCTGGATGATAAAAACCATATTGATTTTAGTCAAAGACAATTCCAAATTTAG
- the LOC106077830 gene encoding uncharacterized protein LOC106077830 isoform X2: MSVNDVTALEEQVARSGQDDPALEKRTSTEAESAVEKAESPEDSSTLPVDRGWAWVIAFSAFLNLMITVGYNRSLSVLFVDIGQAFQESNKVVSLMFTFHALSGSVISILTANVFMNKFSIRTITVASAALNALTDVLVSLAPNMVVFLLLFFVKGIAFGGLLVCPMSLVGFYFKQRRALATALANSGFCVGYIVFPPIAELLRLEFGFRGTLLIMSAVEFHLIACNMLLRPVESYKRQNAFASTEYQYHEPRTPIYNEATEQAETSEPLLTNTNEAESQVKDSKSIRLTTMDVTVSDHGDEASSSVSYIRTPYSKLSQMETIKENPHETSECKGHNGFKGDNAKGNNGTVYGGDMEIALSTPERLNVLHETRNHYTSQLSIVSSGDVPCVIATEIVEVKDTKSICQLRNFIDLTLFKSWLFRMMVVFTGLGVFTNYLSIYMPIIAFTSGISKSDSALLMTISGLMDLLTRVITGFLGDLKFVSKTKMVAFSTFVITILCQCTRLFNTYSLFVLFAVLVGTFGGFRQNFSHAMMLDYFGAENLAKANGLTITIATLVLSINHPVLVTIRHVWPTVTHGQVLCTWTVSGLESSHERVLSTMRKKTSSEFVCVEC; the protein is encoded by the exons ATGAGTGTGAATGACGTCACTGCACTCGAGGAGCAGGTTGCTAGAAGCGGCCAAGATGACCCAGCACTTGAAAAACGGACCTCTACTGAAGCAGAGAGTGCGGTAGAGAAAGCCGAGTCGCCAGAGGACAGCTCAACTTTGCCTGTGGACAGAGGATGGGCCTGGGTCATCGCCTTTA gtgcATTTCTGAACTTGATGATCACGGTTGGTTATAACCGCTCGCTGTCAGTGCTCTTTGTAGACATTGGCCAGGCCTTTCAGGAATCAAACAAAGTTGTTTCCCTTATGTTTACATTCCACGCTCTCTCAGGCAGTGTTATAT CCATACTAACTGCCAACGTCTTCATGAATAAGTTTAGTATTCGAACGATCACTGTCGCGTCTGCTGCTCTCAATGCGCTGACTGATGTCCTCGTTTCGTTGGCGCCAAATATGGTAGTCTTTCTTTTGCTCTTTTTTGTCAAGG GGATCGCTTTTGGAGGCCTGCTGGTGTGTCCGATGTCTTTGGTAGGATTCTACTTTAAACAGAGACGGGCCCTTGCCACAGCATTAGCCAATTCTGGATTTTGTGTTGGATACATCGTATTCCCTCCTATAGCAGAATTACTTCG ATTAGAATTTGGATTTCGAGGAACGTTGCTGATTATGTCTGCTGTGGAGTTTCATCTTATAGCATGCAACATGTTATTACGGCCTGTAGAGTCTTACAA AAGACAAAATGCCTTTGCAAGCACAGAGTATCAATATCATGAGCCTCGAACACCAATCTATAATGAAGCCACTGAACAAGCTGAAACATCAGAGCCATTGTTAACAAATACAAATGAGGCTGAGTCTCAAGTTAAAGACAGTAAATCTATACGTTTAACCACAATGGATGTCACAGTTTCAGATCATGGCGACGAAGCCAGTTCTTCTGTTAGCTATATCCGTACACCGTATAGCAAACTTTCACAAATggaaacaataaaagaaaatccACATGAAACATCTGAATGCAAGGGACACAACGGTTTCAAGGGAGATAACGCCAAGGGCAATAATGGCACGGTGTATGGTGGTGACATGGAGATAGCACTTTCAACCCCAGAGAGGCTGAACGTTCTGCATGAAACTAGGAACCATTACACTAGTCAGCTTAGCATTGTGAGCAGTGGTGATGTCCCTTGCGTTATAGCCACAGAGATAGTGGAAGTTAAAGATACCAAGAGCATCTGTCAACTTCGCAACTTTATAGATTTAACTCTTTTCAAG AGCTGGCTATTCCGTATGATGGTTGTCTTCACTGGCCTTGGCGTCTTCACCAACTACTTATCTATCTACATGCCCATCATCGCCTTCACTTCTGGTATAAGCAAGTCTGACTCGGCCCTTCTAATGACCATCAGCGGACTGATGGATTTACTGACCAGAGTCATCACAGGCTTTCTCGGAGATTTGAAGTTTGTCTCAAAGACAAAG ATGGTCGCATTCAGTACGTTTGTGATCACCATCTTGTGTCAGTGTACGCGGCTGTTCAACACTTACTCCCTGTTTGTCTTATTCGCTGTCCTGGTCGGCACCTTCGGGGGGTTCAGGCAAAACTTTTCTCACGCCATGATGCTTGATTATTTTGGTGCTGAGAATCTGGCCAAAGCCAACGGTCTGACCATAACCATTGCAACTCTTGTGCTCTCAATAAATCATCCAGTTTTAG TTACTATACGGCATGTGTggccaaccgtgacacacggtcaagtgttgtgTACCTGGACAGTTAGTGGACTGGAGAGCAGTCACGAGCGTGTCTTGTCAACAATGAGAAAGAAAACATCTAGTGAATTCGTTTGCGTTGAATGTTAA
- the LOC106077830 gene encoding uncharacterized protein LOC106077830 isoform X1 yields the protein MSVNDVTALEEQVARSGQDDPALEKRTSTEAESAVEKAESPEDSSTLPVDRGWAWVIAFSAFLNLMITVGYNRSLSVLFVDIGQAFQESNKVVSLMFTFHALSGSVISILTANVFMNKFSIRTITVASAALNALTDVLVSLAPNMVVFLLLFFVKGIAFGGLLVCPMSLVGFYFKQRRALATALANSGFCVGYIVFPPIAELLRLEFGFRGTLLIMSAVEFHLIACNMLLRPVESYKRQNAFASTEYQYHEPRTPIYNEATEQAETSEPLLTNTNEAESQVKDSKSIRLTTMDVTVSDHGDEASSSVSYIRTPYSKLSQMETIKENPHETSECKGHNGFKGDNAKGNNGTVYGGDMEIALSTPERLNVLHETRNHYTSQLSIVSSGDVPCVIATEIVEVKDTKSICQLRNFIDLTLFKSWLFRMMVVFTGLGVFTNYLSIYMPIIAFTSGISKSDSALLMTISGLMDLLTRVITGFLGDLKFVSKTKMVAFSTFVITILCQCTRLFNTYSLFVLFAVLVGTFGGFRQNFSHAMMLDYFGAENLAKANGLTITIATLVLSINHPVLGAMLDATGSFIIPLHYVGAMTFLATLVLLLESTAKRLDDKNHIDFSQRQFQI from the exons ATGAGTGTGAATGACGTCACTGCACTCGAGGAGCAGGTTGCTAGAAGCGGCCAAGATGACCCAGCACTTGAAAAACGGACCTCTACTGAAGCAGAGAGTGCGGTAGAGAAAGCCGAGTCGCCAGAGGACAGCTCAACTTTGCCTGTGGACAGAGGATGGGCCTGGGTCATCGCCTTTA gtgcATTTCTGAACTTGATGATCACGGTTGGTTATAACCGCTCGCTGTCAGTGCTCTTTGTAGACATTGGCCAGGCCTTTCAGGAATCAAACAAAGTTGTTTCCCTTATGTTTACATTCCACGCTCTCTCAGGCAGTGTTATAT CCATACTAACTGCCAACGTCTTCATGAATAAGTTTAGTATTCGAACGATCACTGTCGCGTCTGCTGCTCTCAATGCGCTGACTGATGTCCTCGTTTCGTTGGCGCCAAATATGGTAGTCTTTCTTTTGCTCTTTTTTGTCAAGG GGATCGCTTTTGGAGGCCTGCTGGTGTGTCCGATGTCTTTGGTAGGATTCTACTTTAAACAGAGACGGGCCCTTGCCACAGCATTAGCCAATTCTGGATTTTGTGTTGGATACATCGTATTCCCTCCTATAGCAGAATTACTTCG ATTAGAATTTGGATTTCGAGGAACGTTGCTGATTATGTCTGCTGTGGAGTTTCATCTTATAGCATGCAACATGTTATTACGGCCTGTAGAGTCTTACAA AAGACAAAATGCCTTTGCAAGCACAGAGTATCAATATCATGAGCCTCGAACACCAATCTATAATGAAGCCACTGAACAAGCTGAAACATCAGAGCCATTGTTAACAAATACAAATGAGGCTGAGTCTCAAGTTAAAGACAGTAAATCTATACGTTTAACCACAATGGATGTCACAGTTTCAGATCATGGCGACGAAGCCAGTTCTTCTGTTAGCTATATCCGTACACCGTATAGCAAACTTTCACAAATggaaacaataaaagaaaatccACATGAAACATCTGAATGCAAGGGACACAACGGTTTCAAGGGAGATAACGCCAAGGGCAATAATGGCACGGTGTATGGTGGTGACATGGAGATAGCACTTTCAACCCCAGAGAGGCTGAACGTTCTGCATGAAACTAGGAACCATTACACTAGTCAGCTTAGCATTGTGAGCAGTGGTGATGTCCCTTGCGTTATAGCCACAGAGATAGTGGAAGTTAAAGATACCAAGAGCATCTGTCAACTTCGCAACTTTATAGATTTAACTCTTTTCAAG AGCTGGCTATTCCGTATGATGGTTGTCTTCACTGGCCTTGGCGTCTTCACCAACTACTTATCTATCTACATGCCCATCATCGCCTTCACTTCTGGTATAAGCAAGTCTGACTCGGCCCTTCTAATGACCATCAGCGGACTGATGGATTTACTGACCAGAGTCATCACAGGCTTTCTCGGAGATTTGAAGTTTGTCTCAAAGACAAAG ATGGTCGCATTCAGTACGTTTGTGATCACCATCTTGTGTCAGTGTACGCGGCTGTTCAACACTTACTCCCTGTTTGTCTTATTCGCTGTCCTGGTCGGCACCTTCGGGGGGTTCAGGCAAAACTTTTCTCACGCCATGATGCTTGATTATTTTGGTGCTGAGAATCTGGCCAAAGCCAACGGTCTGACCATAACCATTGCAACTCTTGTGCTCTCAATAAATCATCCAGTTTTAG GTGCCATGCTGGATGCTACAGGATCATTTATCATCCCTCTTCATTATGTCGGTGCTATGACATTTTTAGCAACTCTTGTTCTATTGCTGGAGTCCACGGCTAAACGTCTGGATGATAAAAACCATATTGATTTTAGTCAAAGACAATTCCAAATTTAG
- the LOC106055737 gene encoding uncharacterized protein LOC106055737 isoform X1 yields the protein MRFETTLTILAFTATLSCAQISRLIPDTDINATLLVGNSIYQPPRSNEYQLPNDERRYAAFIESLESSNLRPNTTPSIEEVSVLLSNVTAITEIIDDRVTGDNTTVTRKLDLVNRVKADLSRSVSYINFLEPLTWYGNVMGTCYKLCYNCIYSGTCVPRYTYQSYLSVCWNGWLWYSLYVFQTYLPTSCYCSNKVLCTMAAEEINPIDGTQR from the exons ATGAGATTTGAAACGACTTTAACAATCTTGGCTTTCACGGCCACATTATCGTGTGCTCAAATTTCTCGGCTCATTCCAGACACAGACATAAATGCAACTTTGTTGGTCG GTAACTCCATCTATCAGCCACCAAGAAGCAATGAGTACCAGTTACCTAACGATGAGAGAAGATATGCCGCCTTCATTGAATCACTTGAGAGCTCTAATTTGAGACCAAATACAACTCCAAGCATTGAGGAG GTGAGTGTACTGCTAAGTAATGTCACAGCTATTACAGAGATTATTGACGATAGAGTAACCGGTGACAACACGACGGTCACTAGAAAGCTAGATCTGGTCAACCGTGTTAAAGCCGACTTGTCACGGTCCGTGTCCTACATAAATTTCTTGGAGCCCCTAACGTGGTATGGTAACGTTATGGG GACCTGTTATAAGCTGTGCTATAACTGCATCTACTCAGGTACCTGCGTCCCCCGATACACCTATCAGTCCTACCTGTCAGTGTGTTGGAATGGATGGCTCTGGTACTCACTGTACGTATTTCAGACTTACCTGCCCACCAGCTGTTACTGCAGCAACAAGGTTCTGTGTACCATGGCGGCAGAGGAGATTAACCCCATCGATGGCACTCAACGCTAA
- the LOC106055737 gene encoding uncharacterized protein LOC106055737 isoform X2 — protein sequence MRFETTLTILAFTATLSCAQISRLIPDTDINATLLVGNSIYQPPRSNEYQLPNDERRYAAFIESLESSNLRPNTTPSIEEVSVLLSNVTAITEIIDDRVTGDNTTVTRKLDLVNRVKADLSRSVSYINFLEPLTWYGNVMGCCPRYQSFQCGTTVESLRLPCMFYWPYGWCCPIQEVYISKCNCKKVFICL from the exons ATGAGATTTGAAACGACTTTAACAATCTTGGCTTTCACGGCCACATTATCGTGTGCTCAAATTTCTCGGCTCATTCCAGACACAGACATAAATGCAACTTTGTTGGTCG GTAACTCCATCTATCAGCCACCAAGAAGCAATGAGTACCAGTTACCTAACGATGAGAGAAGATATGCCGCCTTCATTGAATCACTTGAGAGCTCTAATTTGAGACCAAATACAACTCCAAGCATTGAGGAG GTGAGTGTACTGCTAAGTAATGTCACAGCTATTACAGAGATTATTGACGATAGAGTAACCGGTGACAACACGACGGTCACTAGAAAGCTAGATCTGGTCAACCGTGTTAAAGCCGACTTGTCACGGTCCGTGTCCTACATAAATTTCTTGGAGCCCCTAACGTGGTATGGTAACGTTATGGG TTGCTGTCCAAGGTATCAGTCGTTCCAGTGCGGTACCACCGTGGAGTCTTTGCGTCTACCGTGCATGTTCTACTGGCCGTACGGATGGTGCTGTCCTATACAAGAAGTCTACATCAGTAAATGTAACTGCAAgaaagtttttatttgtttataa